Genomic DNA from Lutibacter sp. A80:
ATCAAATGAGTTGATGGAGCTGTTAAAAGTAAGCCCAGGAACACTTCAAACATTACGAATCAATGGAACACTGCCATACACAAAAATTGGTGGTATCATTTTTTACGATGCAGAAGAAATTGAAAAAGTGATGAAAGAAAACAGTGTTCATA
This window encodes:
- a CDS encoding helix-turn-helix domain-containing protein, which codes for MPTQIITTDDLREFKIELLDDIKSLLQKTTAVSQKKYLKSNELMELLKVSPGTLQTLRINGTLPYTKIGGIIFYDAEEIEKVMKENSVHNKF